A window of Ignavibacterium sp. contains these coding sequences:
- the hpnC gene encoding squalene synthase HpnC, giving the protein MPDSTLKAAISLSKTHYENFPVASFLIPKGKRRDIAIVYWFARTADDLADEGQISASERISALNNFEKNFQDALNNKFVNEEFRILSDVIVRNKLSPEYFTDLISAFKQDVIKNRYKNFDEVMDYCKRSANPVGRIVLDIFDIRDEKAYLYSDKICTALQLTNFFQDVEIDYEKGRIYLPQEEMNHFNVDENMFEMKENNPNFSALLKYNIERTKNLFSEGKRLFPFLKGRLKVEIKWTVAGGERILSKIEKNKYQIFGKRLKINKRDFITILLKSIFY; this is encoded by the coding sequence ATGCCCGATTCAACATTAAAAGCTGCGATTTCATTGTCAAAAACCCATTATGAAAACTTTCCCGTAGCTTCTTTTCTGATTCCAAAAGGGAAAAGGCGTGATATAGCAATTGTTTATTGGTTTGCCAGAACAGCTGATGATTTGGCGGATGAAGGTCAAATATCTGCAAGTGAACGAATATCTGCATTAAATAACTTTGAAAAGAATTTCCAGGATGCTCTTAATAATAAATTTGTCAATGAAGAGTTTAGGATTTTGTCTGATGTTATTGTAAGAAATAAACTTAGTCCCGAGTATTTCACAGATCTGATTTCAGCTTTTAAGCAGGATGTGATAAAAAACAGATACAAGAATTTTGATGAAGTTATGGATTACTGCAAAAGATCTGCAAATCCCGTTGGCAGAATAGTCCTTGACATCTTTGATATAAGAGATGAAAAAGCTTATCTGTATTCTGATAAAATTTGTACTGCGCTACAATTGACCAATTTCTTTCAGGATGTGGAAATTGATTATGAGAAAGGCAGAATATATTTACCGCAGGAGGAAATGAATCATTTTAATGTTGATGAAAATATGTTTGAGATGAAAGAAAATAATCCTAATTTTTCAGCACTGTTGAAATACAATATAGAAAGAACAAAAAACCTTTTTTCCGAAGGCAAGAGATTGTTCCCATTTCTGAAGGGAAGACTAAAAGTTGAAATTAAATGGACAGTTGCTGGTGGGGAAAGAATTCTATCAAAGATTGAAAAAAATAAATATCAGATTTTTGGTAAAAGACTAAAGATTAACAAAAGAGATTTTATTACGATACTATTAAAAAGTATTTTTTATTAA
- the hpnD gene encoding presqualene diphosphate synthase HpnD: MNDSAKQISRESKSSFYYAFNLLPEKQRDAMNTVYAFCRKTDDIVDDISVPDDVKYEKLRRWRIEFEKAFAGRSEYPLLNKLGKTISNFNIPLDPFFELIKGMEMDLQKNRYKNFDDLLVYCYRVASTVGLMCIEIFGYKNPSTKDFAVNLGIALQLTNILRDLGKDAEQGRIYLPQEDLEKFNYSETQLYQKISDENFKQLMKYEVERAKNYFEKATQSLDLDDKKTMFAARAMQHIYYRMLERIIQTDYDVLNNEIKVKKIEKVGIALGVWAKYQLVY, from the coding sequence ATGAACGATTCAGCAAAACAAATATCCAGGGAAAGCAAAAGCAGTTTTTACTATGCTTTTAATCTTTTGCCTGAAAAGCAAAGAGATGCAATGAATACTGTTTATGCTTTCTGCAGAAAAACTGATGATATAGTTGATGATATTTCCGTTCCTGATGATGTTAAATATGAAAAGTTAAGAAGATGGCGAATTGAGTTTGAAAAAGCTTTTGCAGGCAGAAGTGAATATCCTTTATTGAACAAGCTTGGCAAAACAATTTCAAACTTCAATATTCCGCTTGATCCATTTTTTGAACTGATTAAAGGAATGGAAATGGACTTGCAGAAAAATCGTTATAAGAATTTTGATGATTTGCTTGTTTATTGTTACCGTGTTGCTTCCACGGTCGGGCTTATGTGTATAGAAATATTTGGATATAAAAATCCTTCAACAAAAGATTTTGCTGTTAATCTTGGTATTGCTTTACAGTTGACTAATATCCTTCGTGATCTTGGTAAAGATGCCGAGCAGGGAAGAATCTATTTACCCCAGGAGGACTTAGAAAAATTTAATTACAGCGAAACTCAACTTTATCAAAAAATATCAGACGAAAATTTTAAGCAGTTAATGAAGTATGAAGTTGAGCGTGCGAAAAATTATTTTGAGAAAGCAACTCAGTCTCTTGACCTTGATGATAAAAAAACAATGTTTGCCGCAAGGGCTATGCAACATATCTATTACAGAATGCTCGAAAGAATAATCCAAACTGATTACGATGTTTTAAATAACGAAATAAAAGTTAAAAAAATAGAAAAAGTCGGAATTGCTTTAGGTGTTTGGGCAAAGTATCAGTTAGTTTATTGA
- a CDS encoding STAS domain-containing protein: MEDFEKLVIKDIIIEKVNLTRATYKEASELKKILDDDIEKKFRKLIVDLSQCEFIDSTFLGVLVLSLKKISMISGEIRLVKPKSVVRALMEKSGTLNIFNAYDTLDEAVESFEFTHASNYYTREGLSAQA; this comes from the coding sequence ATGGAAGATTTCGAAAAACTGGTAATCAAAGATATAATCATTGAGAAAGTAAACCTCACAAGAGCAACTTATAAAGAAGCAAGTGAGTTAAAAAAAATTCTTGATGATGATATTGAAAAGAAATTCAGAAAATTAATTGTTGATTTAAGCCAATGTGAATTCATTGATTCAACCTTTTTAGGTGTGCTTGTATTATCACTTAAAAAAATATCAATGATCAGTGGTGAAATCAGACTTGTTAAACCAAAATCAGTTGTGAGAGCATTGATGGAAAAATCAGGAACACTGAATATTTTCAATGCTTATGATACACTTGATGAAGCGGTTGAAAGTTTTGAATTCACTCACGCTTCAAATTACTATACAAGAGAAGGACTTTCAGCACAAGCTTAA